From the Lysinibacillus fusiformis genome, the window AAACTTCTAATATTGAAAATAATGTTTCAATAGAAGGTGAGTTTAGATCACGTTCTAATTGGGAAATATAACCTTTACTTAAATCTGTACGTTCTCCAAGTTCCTCTTGGGTAAGACCTTTTTTTAAACGAAGCGCTTTAATTTTTGCTCCTATTTGCATCTTTTCCCTCCTAAGAGAAGTTTAGCAATGATAAACTTTCGAAATATGAAGTTTACTTTAACGAAACTTTTAGTTTACTAAAACCATTACAATTATACATAATAATAAAAAATTTGCAATCGTTTTTCGTGAAAAAAATAGCTATAAAATGTTAAAAAAAGAAGTATAAATTTAATTGAGAAAAAAATTGTATAGTGTAGAAAATTATTGTTAAAAATAGCTGATAGAAAGACAGTAGCGATAATTCCATTGATGGATTTGACGAATTTTTGTCAATCGATTTCAATCATCCAAACGGGCGGAGTTTACTTGTTTGAAAAACTACGGTTACTCTGCTATCGTAGAAGACGAGTTCGCTAGTGCGAATGGAATATATAAACTACATATTTATTCGGAGGGATTTATTATGGCAGAACGCATGGTAGGTAAACAAGCACCTGACTTTACAATGGAAGCAGTACTTTCAGACAAATCATTTGGTAAAGTATCATTAGAAGATATTAAAGCACAAGATAAATGGACAGTTCTTTTCTTCTATCCAATGGACTTTACATTCGTATGTCCAACTGAAATCACTGCAATGAGCGATCGTTATGACGAGTTCGAAGACTTAGATGCAGAAGTAATCGGTGTTTCTACTGACACGATCCATACACACTTAGCATGGATTAATACAGACCGCACGCAAAATGGTCTTGGTGAATTAAAATACCCATTAGCTGCTGATACTAACCATCAAGTATCTAAAGAATATGGTGTTTTAATTGAAGAAGAAGGTATCGCATTACGTGGTTTATTCATCATCAACCCAGAAGGCGAATTAAAATACCAAACAGTATTTGATAACAACATCGGCCGTGATGTTGATGAAACACTACGTGTACTTCAAGCACTACAAACGGGTGGTCTTTGCCCAGCTAACTGGCGTCCAGGCCAAGCAACTCTATAATTTAAATAGAGTCCAGTCATTATGCAACAAATTAACAGTCCCCACGACAAGCTTGTGGGGACTTTTAACTGAATTTTTCTTTTTGGAAAGATTTTTTAGACCGTTAGCTAAATATCTGAAGACAAACTATCTATTAGAGGAGGATTTTTATGAAACTTCGTGAACAAATGCCTGAATTAGTAGGCGCAACGACTTGGTTAAATGGTGAAGTATCAAAAGCGGAATTAGTAGGCAAAAAACCAACTTTAATTCACTTCTGGTCAGTAAGCTGCCATTTATGTAAAGAAGCAATGCCAGACGTAAACAATTTCCGCGATCAATATAAAGATGAATTAAACGTTGTAGCAGTACATATGCCACGTTCTGAGGCAGATACTGATTTAGATACAATAAAAGCAGTAGCAGCAGAGCATGATATTGTGCAACCAATCTTTGTAGACAGTGAAATGAAACTAACAGATGCTTTTGAAAACCAATATGTACCAGCGTATTTTGTGTTCGATAAAGATGGTCAGCTGCGTCATATGCAAGCTGGTGGTAGTGGTATGAAAATGCTAGAAAAACGTGTAAACCGCGTGCTAGATGAGATGCGTAACGCTGAATAATAACGATATGTTGAAGACGGGGATCTAAGTCCTCGTCTTTTTTGTTGTCCAACATTGACGAATAGGCTCTTGTTTTGACAATACATATCGCAGAGAATACGCTACAATGGTGGTATAGTAGTTTTCGGAGGGATTTTTATGATGAAAAAAGAGTTTGCAGTCATAGGGCTTGGACGTTTTGGAGGAAGTATTGTTCGTGAATTAATGAGTCAGGGCGCACAAGTAATGGCGATTGACCATTCTTCAGAGCGTGTAGATGAGTTTGCTTCCATTGCTACACAAGCTGTTATTGCAGATTCAACCGATGAGTCGGTACTGAATTCATTAGGCATTCGTAATTTTGAGCACGTAATTGTAGCAATTGGGGAAGATATTCAAGCAAGTATATTAACAACCATCATTTTAAAGGAAATTGGTGTTGAGCAAATTACGGTAAAGGCTCAAAACGATTACCATGAAAAGGTTTTACGTAAAATTGGCGCAGATTTTGTCGTCCATCCTGAGCGAGATATGGGGATTCGTATTGCCAATAATATGTTATCAAATACTGTACTAGATTATTTAGAGCTATCAGATGAGCACTCCATTATGGAATTAAAGGCCAATGATGCGATTGCAGGATACTCCATTATGGATTTGGATATTCGCGCTAAATATGGCATCAACATTGTAGGAATCAAGCGTGGAGCTGACATTATTGTATCTCCACAGGCAAGTGACAAGATTTTACTAGGAGATATTATGCTTGTTATAGGCGCTGATGTGGATATAAATCGTTTTGTTAAAAAGGCATTGAATGGGTAAGAGCAAATGACAAAACGCAGATGGAGACTTGTTATATTTGCTGGTATATTATTAATTGGTGGATTTATCATGCAAAACAGAGAAAAAAGTGAAGATGAGGCAATCTCTCTTGTTCTAGATCATGCCACAGAAATTGACGACATTGAATTATTCCAAGGAGACCAATCACTATTTCGTGCTACAGGCGATGAAGCACAAGATTTTATTGAGAAATATCCATTAAGTCATGTAAGGAAGCTTTCCAAAAAGGAAAGGACTATTTTTGAAGAAAAGCCAGCTTATCATATTGTTTATAAAATGAAGGATAAGCCTATTTATGAGGTGGAAATTTTAAAAGTGGCCATTAGTTCTGAACTCGACGAAGAGTTGCAGCAAATGGTTTTTCCTATAGGT encodes:
- a CDS encoding peroxiredoxin; the encoded protein is MAERMVGKQAPDFTMEAVLSDKSFGKVSLEDIKAQDKWTVLFFYPMDFTFVCPTEITAMSDRYDEFEDLDAEVIGVSTDTIHTHLAWINTDRTQNGLGELKYPLAADTNHQVSKEYGVLIEEEGIALRGLFIINPEGELKYQTVFDNNIGRDVDETLRVLQALQTGGLCPANWRPGQATL
- a CDS encoding TlpA family protein disulfide reductase → MKLREQMPELVGATTWLNGEVSKAELVGKKPTLIHFWSVSCHLCKEAMPDVNNFRDQYKDELNVVAVHMPRSEADTDLDTIKAVAAEHDIVQPIFVDSEMKLTDAFENQYVPAYFVFDKDGQLRHMQAGGSGMKMLEKRVNRVLDEMRNAE
- a CDS encoding potassium channel family protein; the protein is MKKEFAVIGLGRFGGSIVRELMSQGAQVMAIDHSSERVDEFASIATQAVIADSTDESVLNSLGIRNFEHVIVAIGEDIQASILTTIILKEIGVEQITVKAQNDYHEKVLRKIGADFVVHPERDMGIRIANNMLSNTVLDYLELSDEHSIMELKANDAIAGYSIMDLDIRAKYGINIVGIKRGADIIVSPQASDKILLGDIMLVIGADVDINRFVKKALNG